The Triticum dicoccoides isolate Atlit2015 ecotype Zavitan chromosome 6A, WEW_v2.0, whole genome shotgun sequence genome has a window encoding:
- the LOC119314274 gene encoding 2'-deoxymugineic-acid 2'-dioxygenase-like — translation MENMLSSAPLPSSLPDRFILLPDQRPPASSVAVSLPVIDLSRGRDEVRRAVLDAGRELGFFQVINHGVSEQTMREMEEVCEEFFRLPAADKTALYSEDRFKRNRLFSGTIYGDRYWRDCLRLACAFPVGDTKNDWPDKPQSLREVIEKFIMPTRGVAMELLRLLSEGMGLRPDYFEGDLSGGDVVIHVNHYPPCPDPSLTLSLPPHCDRNLITLLLPGTVNGLQVVYKGEWINVDPVPNSFIVNFGRQLEIITNGMLKSIEHRAVANSALARTSVAAFIMPAADSLIGPAEEFVSKDNPPRYRPAIFGEFIR, via the exons ATGGAGAATATGCTCTCCTCAGCCCCGCTGCCATCGTCCCTCCCGGACCGCTTCATCTTGCTGCCTGACCAGCGCCCACCGGCATCATCCGTTGCCGTATCGCTGCCCGTTATCGACCTCAGCCGCGGCCGCGACGAGGTTCGCCGCGCTGTCCTGGACGCCGGCAGGGAGCTCGGCTTCTTCCAG GTGATCAACCACGGCGTCTCCGAGCAGACGATGCGGGAGATGGAGGAAGTGTGCGAGGAGTTCTTCCGGCTGCCGGCGGCGGACAAAACGGCCTTGTACTCCGAGGACAGGTTCAAGCGCAACCGGCTCTTCTCCGGTACCATCTACGGCGATCGTTACTGGCGGGACTGCCTCCGCCTTGCCTGTGCCTTTCCCGTCGGCGACACAAAGAACGACTGGCCCGACAAGCCCCAGAGTCTCCG GGAGGTTATCGAGAAGTTCATCATGCCGACGAGAGGCGTCGCTATGGAGCTGCTGCGGCTGCTAAGCGAGGGCATGGGGCTCCGGCCTGACTACTTCGAAGGAGACCTCAGCGGAGGCGATGTGGTCATCCACGTCAACCACTATCCGCCATGCCCGGACCCGAGCCTGACGCTCAGCCTGCCGCCGCACTGCGATCGGAACCTCATCACCCTCCTGCTACCGGGCACAGTCAACGGCCTACAGGTGGTCTACAAGGGCGAATGGATCAACGTAGACCCCGTACCCAACTCCTTCATTGTCAACTTCGGCCGCCAACTGGAG ATCATCACCAACGGCATGTTGAAGAGCATCGAGCACCGGGCGGTGGCCAACTCAGCGCTGGCGCGGACGTCGGTGGCGGCGTTCATCATGCCGGCCGCGGACAGCCTCATCGGCCCCGCTGAGGAGTTTGTTAGCAAGGACAACCCGCCGCGCTACCGCCCGGCCATTTTTGGCGAGTTCATACGCTGA